The following is a genomic window from Plasmodium berghei ANKA genome assembly, chromosome: 9.
ATAATCCTTCTCAAGCATGAGTTTCAATAAATGTAATGCTGGCTTTGACATTTTAAGCTTTAAAAATTGGTAATCTGGTTCActgttaaatatattttgttttactTCTTCATATGTATTTCCAGTAAAAGGTAAActttttgtaaataaaaaatacataattaCTCCTGCAGACCATATATCACATTTaattgtaaatttttttttaaatacttCTGGAgccatatataaaacagtTCCTGCAGCAGTTTTACTTATACCTTCAGATTTATTAATCAATTCTGCTAAACCGAAATcgattatttttaaagtaTCATAACCATctgttttaaataaaatgttttcTGGTTTTAAATCTTTATGAgctatattattactatgCATATATGCTATTGCGCATAATATTTGaaacattatattttttatatatgtttcaCTAAAAATTTGGggctttttaattttgttcatcAATTCGCCACCTTCACATAATTCCATAACAATATACGTGCAATTGACACTCTCATACACatcaaaaattttaattatatttggatgatctaaatatattaatacgttgatttcttcatttactttaatatttttcatcttttttttttttaatattttaacaaCTTTATAAAGCTTACAAATGTTGTCTTCAACTAAATGCACTTCACCAAAAGCGCCACATCCAAGAATTTTCTTAAAacttaaataattatatatagacGAATAATCATATCCCtgcaatttttttctgcttataatacaatttctttttattttaaaattctTAGTTGGGTAAtatttcttctttatttgttttaataaatcCCAATACATTTGACGGAAATCCATGTAATTcatacaattatttttgcTACTGTCATAATCTTTGTAAACAATAGATAATATCTTTTCTTTggaaaagaaagaaaatatatatgtatatataagcaaacaattttattatattgctTAAATACAAAGGTATTTAAGAGAGCATGTAATTATAcgaatttatttatatatgttgtCGGAAAATACATAAGCATGGAGATACAACCTTTATACATGATAcaattatatgtatgttCATTGTTTATTCTTACTATCAACGGGAGGTAGCTCCAAATTATAGCacaatttttgtattaatgATTCTATCTCAgaaaaatgcaaaaaatttttgtttttaacaTCAAATTGTTTAAATGTTGCTCTTGCTGATCTTTCGAAAATTTCTGAGTTTTTTAACACTTTGTCGATTTTACTTTTGATATAAAATGGTGTAACTATAAGTTCATCATTactttcattttcttcctttaatttattattttcaatcaTCTTTCGgcttaattttttgtctatatttatatcagtTTCATCTTCTTTGTCTTGTTTTTcttgtttcatttttagtttatattttattctgTTATAGTTTTCATATTGTGAGTCCTTTATTCCATCTGTTACTTTCATAGGGGAATCACTTTTGTTATAAAATTCTTTCCTGGAATCAGGGaatttgttttcttttgtataaatatcttcatcgtttttatataaattttgttcgtatttttttgtataataatccattttatttataaatttccTCATATTATTAGAATTACTTTCTAATATATCAGATATTTTTTCGGTATACTCcttttgtatataattgCTTCTCATCGTGTTTTCTAAATGATCGTGGTAGTAAAGTTTATTTGTATCTCGAATTTTATTACTATCGTCATTTTTTAGacttttttgtttattatcgttgaaattatttgaaaaattttcaGAATTTATCTTATCTGGTTTATTTAgaaattcattatattttatatcttcTCTTAGGTTAATTGTCCTTTCAATATTAATTGAATTATAAtcgatattattttcatgatATCTTTGAATACTATTCTCTATATAATTGTCTTCATCACAATTATAATCTAATCTTTTCCGGgattctttattttcataatattttgtttcttCTCTTACTGACGGATGAAAAGATGTATTTTCATGGTCATATGGGGaacaatttatattatattgcTTATAATCCGAGTTcttatcattttttcctAAAATGTTTAAGTTAAAAACTTCGTTATTGAAGCTAGTATtctttttatcattattaggTGATAAAGATTTTGCAatactattttttcctcgatgaaaaaaattactaaaattttttgtatgtaaaatatctgcaaatttcatttttattttgtcttttttattCGTTTCTTGTATGCCTACATATTTCTCAtgctcattttttaaaaataattcattattctttcgatattttattttatctaagaaacttttaatatttgGTTTTTTCTTATCGTCAggattaatatttaaaatggGATTGTCAATAACTTTTAACTCCTTATGTCCTAGCTCGTTCCTTTTCAATATATAGCTATCGTCttcttcatatatattacccGCTAAACATTTATTTGCATATTCGCtataattgtttatttCATCTTTGCGTcttattttgttaaattcAGCAGTATCATGTCTAAGCATGTTGCACTTATTCGTTTTATTTCTCATATCTCGTATGTTGCTACGTTCGTATTTATCTAATCTGaccattttattatcaacaTTAATATCATGGtgcaatatatttttttcatcatcaAGCCTATTGAACTGTAAATCTTTACTCGAGTGTGTTTTCTTTAAAGCATTttcatacatatatttttttaaaaactcTTCATCTTTctccttttttatattctttaaCCATTGTTCACCTTCCTTTTCAGaatcttttttataattcataaatttgatttcataattattattatgttcattattatttttcgaGCTATCATATAAGGAAAATCTGTTATTGTTATGTTCTTTTTTGTATGGTATAATGtcctttttaatataaaatatattatctcTTTTAGTATAGGTTTCCCTTTTTAGTAACAGTtccttatttatttttaaattactATCGTTGATATGCTTAATACTTTCGTTGTACCTTTTTTCATTTGGCCTTATTTGGTTGGTGTCAGATTCCACTTCACATTGATTATATTGGGAATAATCATCATTGTCATCTCTGTTATCTTCATCTTCTTCATTATCAGCATAAGTATCACCTGTATCATTATCTTCCTCGTGATTATCTTTTGGTTCATTTTCATCTGCATAATAGTAACTGTTGCTATCCTGATTATTGTCATGTGCgtaattatttgtatatttgttatcataattataatttttaaaaaattcgttcttgtatttattactctcagaataattttgtgaatcattttttttgaagttAATGTCTTTCATTTTACCACAATCCAcgctttttttattattattcaaaaattGGATTATACTTGCATCGTGCTCATTTGCTTGTTTTGAATATTCACtgttgtttttatattttttataaaaatctTCTATTTTactatgttttttattattcataatatttttttttttactttcagttgaatatttactaaataaattaaactCTGGTTTTGTATACGAATTGTATGTCTTATAATCCATAGTATCATCTTCAACAAAACTATCATCatcaaaattatcattttcaagCATGTCCTCTGTAAATATATCGTTTTCATTTGTTCCATATTGAATAATATCTTTTGAATTCCTATATGATTCTCtcatattgtttttttctcgAAGGCATTTTTTATCTAAATTTTGAAACGAAAAATCATACTTttcttcatatatattatttggctttgtttttattagcTCATATGCATTATACGcttcttcattattttcactatctatatttctatcatatttttcactTTCCTCTACTAATATGtgtttcttctttttctttttctttttcttgtGCTTACtagtattattttcaactttttcattataataatgcTCATCGTTtctttcataattatttttcaataacTCTAACACCATATcgttacaaaaaaaaataaaaagttaacaaagttttcaaaaattaaaatttaataaaaataaaatagagaTGAATGTAATATGGATCGTCATATTGATCTATATGTATGTGTGTGTATGTATGTTTCAAGAACGTTCTTACTACGGTTCCCACGAaatgttaaatatatatataaaaacaataaaataaaaaatacaatatatggaaaatagaaataataacTTCCTAGTAAATTAATCAAAATTATAGcttcataaaataaaaaataaaattttcttttagtTAAAGATAAAGCATTTTGAGTTATTAGGAACTACATAATGCGAAAACACAAAATACAGTTTATGTGGACAATTGTATGCATCTTCATCttttgttttcattttattatatgcaattcaaataaattacaTAAGAATAACGCATGAATTccaatataaataaacatgAAAAAACTATAATCTATAACCTATGGAGCGGAGTGTAAAGAgttaaaaatttttgttcattaaattttttttgagtgTAATCGTGCTTTTGCATCATAAAAATCACAATCCAAAAAATTGCACATTAACCTCAAAGTGTATTGTTAAAACTCTACGTTTTTTATGTGTGGAAAATCAATAAAAAAGGTTTAACATGcaatgaattatatataccaCATATAGCATTTATAATTTCtaattatatgtaaaatcaaatgaattattaaaaaaaaacattaaaaaattttttgtatataaatcggtaaatattatggaaaaaatacaatttcAAATAAACCCATATGCAATTGATGAGTTCCttgaaattattaaaaaaatagagaGAAATACCAAAAATCAAGCTTTacgaaaataaatattattttaaaataataacgaaaaaattatgttaaATGTGTTAATGCTAAAGATCTTTGTAATAAAGCatcaatatataaatacacaaaaggtttatattaatttggatggatataatatatgcgCATTTAAAggtttattatatttattacagGTGTTATGCAAAAACGGTGTTGTAATATAACCAATTATGTTATtgtaatgaaaaaatagtaCTTAATTTCGTTGTTATATGCTTTATAATATGTACCCGAACAAGCTTCCATTTTAAGGAACTTTtgtatg
Proteins encoded in this region:
- a CDS encoding calcium-dependent protein kinase 6; the encoded protein is MVLELLKNNYERNDEHYYNEKVENNTSKHKKKKKKKKKHILVEESEKYDRNIDSENNEEAYNAYELIKTKPNNIYEEKYDFSFQNLDKKCLREKNNMRESYRNSKDIIQYGTNENDIFTEDMLENDNFDDDSFVEDDTMDYKTYNSYTKPEFNLFSKYSTESKKKNIMNNKKHSKIEDFYKKYKNNSEYSKQANEHDASIIQFLNNNKKSVDCGKMKDINFKKNDSQNYSESNKYKNEFFKNYNYDNKYTNNYAHDNNQDSNSYYYADENEPKDNHEEDNDTGDTYADNEEDEDNRDDNDDYSQYNQCEVESDTNQIRPNEKRYNESIKHINDSNLKINKELLLKRETYTKRDNIFYIKKDIIPYKKEHNNNRFSLYDSSKNNNEHNNNYEIKFMNYKKDSEKEGEQWLKNIKKEKDEEFLKKYMYENALKKTHSSKDLQFNRLDDEKNILHHDINVDNKMVRLDKYERSNIRDMRNKTNKCNMLRHDTAEFNKIRRKDEINNYSEYANKCLAGNIYEEDDSYILKRNELGHKELKVIDNPILNINPDDKKKPNIKSFLDKIKYRKNNELFLKNEHEKYVGIQETNKKDKIKMKFADILHTKNFSNFFHRGKNSIAKSLSPNNDKKNTSFNNEVFNLNILGKNDKNSDYKQYNINCSPYDHENTSFHPSVREETKYYENKESRKRLDYNCDEDNYIENSIQRYHENNIDYNSINIERTINLREDIKYNEFLNKPDKINSENFSNNFNDNKQKSLKNDDSNKIRDTNKLYYHDHLENTMRSNYIQKEYTEKISDILESNSNNMRKFINKMDYYTKKYEQNLYKNDEDIYTKENKFPDSRKEFYNKSDSPMKVTDGIKDSQYENYNRIKYKLKMKQEKQDKEDETDINIDKKLSRKMIENNKLKEENESNDELIVTPFYIKSKIDKVLKNSEIFERSARATFKQFDVKNKNFLHFSEIESLIQKLCYNLELPPVDKKILSIVYKDYDSSKNNCMNYMDFRQMYWDLLKQIKKKYYPTKNFKIKRNCIISRKKLQGYDYSSIYNYLSFKKILGCGAFGEVHLVEDNICKLYKVVKILKKKKMKNIKVNEEINVLIYLDHPNIIKIFDVYESVNCTYIVMELCEGGELMNKIKKPQIFSETYIKNIMFQILCAIAYMHSNNIAHKDLKPENILFKTDGYDTLKIIDFGLAELINKSEGISKTAAGTVLYMAPEVFKKKFTIKCDIWSAGVIMYFLFTKSLPFTGNTYEEVKQNIFNSEPDYQFLKLKMSKPALHLLKLMLEKDYSRRPMAAVLLHHPWFQGYFDPIDILPSTLNNIKSYMKHSNIRNVIVNIMAHELCVINNHVKYINDIFLKIDSNHNGSLSHREIYNVLSNAGVKKWDINRIIQALDVNDKGCITYTEFIAGCYRWKNIDSTFLKAAFNKIDKDEDGYISKSDLATLVHDNGVNNKDIENFFISVHSIKKNITKDKKINKISFEDFKDYMLSTF